The Palleronia sp. THAF1 genome window below encodes:
- a CDS encoding 2'-5' RNA ligase family protein produces MALILTLGFEPDSFARLEPLRQQYFPPARNFIPVHVTLFQQLPENALNRVLGTLANAAAGEAPLPFQATGILDFGGGAAVDLECPTARALQTRLRNAWYDILTDSDDRLRKLHVTIQNKTDRETAKATQDSLRAGFTPWDGVFDSLLLWHYRGGPWERAGTFPFTGDHA; encoded by the coding sequence GTGGCGCTGATCCTGACCCTAGGCTTCGAGCCGGACAGCTTCGCGCGGCTGGAACCTTTGCGGCAGCAGTACTTCCCGCCCGCACGCAATTTCATTCCCGTGCATGTGACGCTGTTTCAGCAGCTACCCGAAAATGCGTTGAACCGCGTGTTGGGCACGTTGGCAAACGCAGCCGCTGGCGAAGCACCCCTTCCCTTCCAGGCGACCGGCATTCTGGATTTCGGCGGCGGCGCTGCCGTGGACCTAGAATGCCCCACAGCCCGCGCCTTGCAAACCCGGTTGCGCAACGCATGGTACGATATCCTGACCGACAGCGACGACCGACTCCGCAAATTGCACGTCACGATCCAGAACAAGACTGATCGTGAGACGGCGAAGGCCACGCAAGACAGCCTGCGCGCGGGCTTCACCCCGTGGGACGGGGTTTTCGACAGCCTTCTTCTTTGGCACTACCGCGGCGGCCCGTGGGAGCGGGCCGGCACATTCCCCTTCACCGGAGACCACGCATGA
- the speE gene encoding polyamine aminopropyltransferase, with amino-acid sequence MTKMDGWSVEQLHDGYAQAHRMDRVLYDSETDHQRIVVFDSAQFGRVMTLDGVVQVTERDNFIYHEMLTHVPMIAHGTAKRVLIIGGGDGGMAREALRHPVDQVTMVEIDAGVVDFCREYLPGISDGAFDDPRLDLQIADGADFMRDTDGGFDVIIVDSTDPVGPGEVLFTDHFYGHAKRALAPGGILVTQNGVPFLQGDELTGTLRAFQTLFADTYAFVAPVPTYQGGFMAFGWGTDSDARHVDLATVERRITQIDLSGDYYTPEIHKAAFALPGYIKKLIP; translated from the coding sequence ATGACCAAGATGGATGGATGGAGCGTCGAGCAACTGCACGACGGCTACGCGCAGGCGCACCGCATGGACCGCGTTCTGTATGACAGCGAAACCGACCACCAGCGCATCGTCGTCTTCGACAGCGCGCAATTCGGGCGCGTCATGACTCTGGACGGCGTCGTACAGGTCACCGAGCGCGACAACTTCATTTACCACGAGATGCTGACCCACGTGCCGATGATCGCCCACGGGACCGCAAAGCGCGTTCTGATTATCGGCGGCGGCGATGGTGGCATGGCGCGCGAGGCTCTGCGCCATCCGGTCGATCAGGTGACGATGGTGGAAATCGACGCGGGCGTGGTGGACTTCTGCCGCGAATACCTGCCCGGCATCTCTGATGGGGCGTTCGACGATCCGCGCCTTGATCTGCAGATCGCTGACGGCGCCGATTTCATGCGCGACACCGACGGCGGCTTCGACGTGATCATCGTCGATTCGACCGACCCCGTCGGCCCCGGAGAGGTGCTGTTCACCGACCATTTCTACGGCCACGCCAAACGCGCGCTGGCTCCCGGTGGCATCCTGGTCACACAAAACGGCGTGCCGTTCCTGCAGGGCGACGAGCTGACCGGCACATTGCGCGCCTTCCAGACGCTCTTCGCCGACACCTACGCCTTCGTCGCGCCGGTGCCGACCTACCAGGGCGGCTTCATGGCCTTTGGCTGGGGCACGGACAGCGACGCGCGGCACGTGGATCTAGCGACCGTCGAACGCCGGATTACGCAGATCGACCTGTCGGGCGACTACTACACGCCCGAAATTCACAAGGCCGCCTTCGCGCTGCCCGGTTACATCAAGAAGCTGATTCCCTAG
- a CDS encoding DUF1330 domain-containing protein, with translation MSALWIAHVHVTDAEAYGKYAKLAGPAIAEHGGAFMARGGRYVTLEGAERARHVVAKFPSVEAAEACYNSDAYQEALSHARGASERDLVIVELTED, from the coding sequence ATGAGCGCACTTTGGATCGCGCATGTCCACGTGACGGACGCAGAAGCCTACGGAAAATATGCGAAACTGGCCGGGCCTGCCATCGCCGAACACGGCGGCGCGTTCATGGCGCGCGGCGGGCGGTACGTCACTCTGGAGGGGGCCGAGCGCGCGCGCCATGTGGTCGCAAAGTTCCCCAGCGTCGAGGCGGCAGAGGCCTGCTACAACTCGGACGCTTATCAGGAAGCGTTAAGCCACGCTCGGGGCGCATCCGAGCGTGATCTGGTCATCGTCGAACTGACCGAAGACTAG
- the alaS gene encoding alanine--tRNA ligase: MQSLNDIRSSFLSYFGRNGHEIVASSPLIPRNDPTLMFTAAGMVQFKTLFTGVETRDYTRATTAQKCVRAGGKHNDLDNVGYTARHHTFFEMLGNFSFGDYFKEDAIALAWGLLTKEFGINPDRLLVTVYHTDDEAVAIWKKVANLPDERIIRIATDDNFWSAGPTGPCGPCTEIFYDHGDHIWGGPPGSADEDGDRFIEIWNLVFMQYEQFADGTRRDLDAQSIDTGMGLERIGALLQGKHDNYDTDLFRALIEASGQATGTDPFGDGNVHHRVIADHLRSTSFLMADGVLPGNEGRGYVLRRIMRRAMRHAHLLGAKDPVMHRLVPSLVAEMGQAYPELGQAQSMIEETMLLEETKFRQTLERGLKLLDDELARLPDDTDLPGETAFKLYDTFGFPLDLTQDALREKGRGVNTEGFDSAMEAQKAQARASWVGSGEQADATVWFDVADSHGITEFLGYDDQRAEGEILAVVSGTERKGTAGAGDAVQIAVNQTPFYAESGGQVGDSGVIETADARIDVTDTKKVAGVFVHFGTVAEGTVSEGDAARLAVDANRRGAIRANHSATHLLNEALREVLGTHVAQRGSLNDAERLRFDFSHQKAMSADEIARTQDRINHFIRQNSAVTTRIMDPDTARELGAQALFGEKYGDEVRVVSMGVADTGKGPDQNTWSIELCGGTHVSRLGEIGLCVITGDAASSSGVRRVEALTGQAALDHLMAQSRQLVQSAAVLKASPADLADRVRALADDRRKLENEVSQLRRDLAMGGGDAAGPTAEDVNGVAFVAQVLSGVTGKDLPSLIDAQKGKLGSGAVLLIAEADGKVAVSAGVTNDLTDRVSAVDLVKAAVDALGGKGGGGRPDLAQGGAKDASNAEQAILAAKGVIQ, translated from the coding sequence ATGCAAAGTCTCAACGATATTCGCTCGTCCTTTCTAAGTTACTTCGGCCGGAACGGGCACGAGATCGTGGCTTCTTCGCCGCTGATCCCCCGCAACGATCCCACTTTGATGTTTACCGCCGCCGGGATGGTGCAGTTCAAGACCTTGTTCACCGGGGTCGAGACACGCGACTACACCCGCGCGACCACCGCGCAGAAATGCGTGCGGGCGGGTGGCAAGCATAACGATCTGGACAACGTCGGCTATACGGCACGGCACCATACGTTTTTCGAAATGCTCGGCAACTTCTCGTTCGGGGACTATTTCAAGGAAGACGCGATCGCGCTCGCGTGGGGGTTGCTGACCAAGGAGTTCGGCATCAACCCCGACCGCCTGCTGGTCACCGTGTACCATACCGACGACGAGGCGGTCGCGATCTGGAAGAAGGTCGCAAACCTGCCGGATGAGCGGATCATCCGCATCGCGACGGACGACAACTTCTGGTCCGCCGGCCCGACCGGCCCCTGTGGTCCCTGCACCGAGATCTTCTACGATCACGGCGACCACATCTGGGGCGGGCCTCCGGGCAGCGCGGATGAAGACGGCGACAGGTTCATCGAGATCTGGAACCTCGTCTTCATGCAGTACGAGCAATTCGCCGACGGCACCCGCCGCGATCTGGACGCGCAGTCCATCGACACCGGCATGGGGCTGGAGCGGATCGGCGCGCTATTGCAAGGCAAGCACGACAATTACGACACGGACCTGTTCCGCGCTCTGATCGAGGCGTCCGGGCAGGCGACCGGCACCGATCCGTTCGGCGATGGTAATGTGCATCACCGTGTGATCGCGGATCACCTGCGCTCGACCTCTTTCCTGATGGCCGATGGCGTGCTGCCGGGCAACGAAGGGCGCGGCTACGTTCTGCGCCGAATCATGCGCCGGGCCATGCGTCACGCGCATCTGCTGGGTGCGAAGGACCCGGTGATGCACCGTCTGGTGCCATCGCTCGTGGCCGAGATGGGACAGGCCTATCCCGAACTGGGGCAGGCGCAGTCGATGATCGAAGAGACGATGCTGCTGGAGGAAACGAAGTTCCGCCAGACTTTGGAGCGCGGTCTGAAACTGTTGGACGACGAGCTGGCCCGCTTGCCGGATGACACCGATCTGCCGGGCGAGACGGCATTCAAGCTGTATGATACCTTCGGTTTCCCGCTCGACCTGACGCAGGACGCGCTGCGTGAAAAGGGGCGCGGCGTGAACACCGAGGGCTTCGACAGCGCGATGGAAGCTCAGAAGGCGCAGGCGCGCGCAAGCTGGGTCGGATCGGGTGAACAAGCAGACGCGACCGTCTGGTTCGATGTGGCCGACTCCCACGGGATCACAGAATTCCTGGGCTATGATGACCAGCGCGCGGAGGGAGAAATCTTGGCCGTCGTGTCGGGCACCGAACGCAAGGGAACGGCCGGGGCGGGCGATGCGGTTCAGATCGCCGTGAACCAAACGCCATTCTATGCGGAATCGGGCGGTCAGGTCGGGGACAGTGGCGTCATCGAAACCGCCGACGCTCGGATCGACGTTACCGATACCAAGAAGGTCGCAGGCGTTTTCGTACACTTCGGCACGGTGGCAGAGGGCACGGTGTCCGAAGGCGACGCGGCGCGTCTGGCGGTCGATGCGAACCGTCGTGGCGCGATCCGGGCGAACCACTCGGCCACTCACTTGCTGAACGAGGCACTGCGCGAGGTTCTGGGCACCCACGTCGCGCAGCGCGGCTCGCTGAACGACGCGGAGCGTCTTCGCTTCGATTTCAGCCATCAGAAAGCGATGAGCGCCGATGAGATCGCGCGCACGCAGGATCGGATCAACCACTTCATCCGCCAGAATAGCGCGGTCACGACCCGGATCATGGACCCCGACACGGCCCGCGAGCTGGGCGCGCAAGCGCTCTTCGGTGAGAAATACGGTGATGAGGTGCGCGTCGTGTCCATGGGCGTTGCCGATACGGGCAAGGGGCCGGATCAGAATACCTGGTCGATCGAACTCTGCGGCGGCACGCATGTGTCGCGACTGGGTGAGATCGGGCTGTGCGTCATCACCGGCGATGCCGCATCGTCTTCGGGTGTGCGCCGGGTCGAGGCGCTGACGGGGCAGGCGGCGCTGGATCACCTGATGGCGCAGTCGCGGCAGTTGGTGCAATCGGCGGCGGTGTTGAAGGCCTCGCCTGCCGATCTTGCGGATCGCGTGCGTGCTTTGGCGGATGATCGGCGCAAGCTGGAGAACGAGGTGTCTCAACTGCGTCGCGACTTGGCGATGGGCGGCGGCGATGCGGCCGGCCCGACGGCGGAAGACGTGAACGGCGTGGCTTTCGTCGCGCAGGTCTTGTCTGGCGTCACCGGCAAGGATCTGCCGTCGCTGATCGATGCGCAGAAAGGAAAGCTGGGATCGGGTGCCGTGCTGTTGATCGCAGAGGCTGACGGCAAGGTCGCTGTTTCGGCGGGCGTGACAAATGATCTGACGGACCGCGTATCTGCGGTCGACTTGGTGAAAGCGGCGGTCGACGCGCTTGGCGGTAAGGGTGGCGGTGGCCGTCCCGATCTTGCGCAGGGCGGTGCCAAGGATGCCAGCAACGCTGAACAGGCCATCTTGGCCGCGAAGGGAGTTATTCAATGA
- the recA gene encoding recombinase RecA: protein MGVANILDMADKKNADKQKALDSALAQIERQFGKGSIMKLGGDNPLPDIECTSTGSLSLDIALGIGGIPKGRIVEIYGPESSGKTTLTLHCVAEEQKKGGVCAFVDAEHALDPQYARKLGVNLDELLISQPDTGEQALEITDTLVRSGAVSMVVVDSVAALTPKSELEGDMGDSSVGVHARLMSQAMRKLTGSIHRTNCTVIFINQIRMKIGVMFGSPETTTGGNALKFYSSVRLDIRRIGAIKDRDEVVGNQTRVKVVKNKVAPPFKQVEFDIMYGEGISKTGELLDLGVKAGVVDKSGAWFSYGDERIGQGRENAKTYLKENAQTAWEIEDKIRASHGLDFDGSEASSDADDDALMD, encoded by the coding sequence ATGGGCGTGGCGAATATTCTGGATATGGCTGACAAGAAGAACGCGGATAAGCAGAAAGCGCTCGACAGCGCACTGGCACAGATCGAGCGGCAGTTCGGCAAGGGTTCGATCATGAAGCTGGGCGGCGACAACCCGCTGCCCGACATCGAATGCACGTCGACCGGTTCGCTCAGCCTCGATATCGCGCTGGGCATCGGCGGCATCCCGAAGGGTCGCATCGTCGAGATTTACGGTCCCGAATCGTCGGGCAAGACCACGCTGACGTTGCACTGCGTGGCAGAGGAACAGAAAAAGGGCGGTGTTTGCGCCTTCGTCGACGCCGAGCACGCGCTCGATCCGCAATACGCGCGCAAGCTGGGCGTGAATCTGGATGAGCTTCTGATCTCTCAGCCCGACACGGGCGAGCAAGCTCTGGAAATCACCGATACGCTGGTGCGCTCAGGTGCAGTCAGCATGGTCGTGGTCGATTCGGTCGCCGCCTTGACGCCGAAGTCCGAACTGGAAGGCGACATGGGCGACAGTTCCGTGGGGGTCCATGCCCGCCTGATGAGCCAGGCGATGCGCAAGCTGACGGGCTCTATTCACCGCACGAACTGCACGGTGATCTTCATCAACCAGATCCGCATGAAGATCGGCGTCATGTTCGGCAGCCCGGAAACGACGACGGGTGGCAACGCTCTGAAGTTCTACTCCTCGGTGCGTCTGGATATTCGCCGTATCGGCGCGATCAAGGACCGTGACGAGGTTGTGGGCAACCAGACCCGCGTGAAAGTGGTGAAGAACAAGGTCGCCCCGCCGTTCAAGCAGGTCGAGTTCGACATCATGTATGGTGAAGGCATCTCAAAGACTGGCGAACTCCTTGATCTTGGTGTGAAGGCTGGCGTGGTCGATAAATCCGGCGCTTGGTTCAGCTACGGCGACGAGCGGATCGGGCAGGGGCGTGAAAACGCAAAGACCTACCTGAAGGAAAATGCCCAGACCGCGTGGGAGATCGAAGACAAGATCCGCGCCAGTCACGGGCTCGATTTCGACGGATCTGAGGCGTCGAGCGATGCGGATGACGATGCGTTGATGGACTGA
- a CDS encoding ATP-binding protein: MTGVAVLHSSDMTGYQTPDFTARGFMALAAAVVVALALSLILSAPFGAIFAACSATLAVLLCVLLGFGWWRGLRRAALRDALFALHADLPGDALLTDAQGRLLWQAGGDGVRQALNRHAADTAERFAELRAAALSRGDTRIAIGEDAKPNGWLSVRRMDHGDLLWRLEPAIADTAEPNDMGFGSLPIPLLELSDTGTVLRANAAAAEFLSMSEDETPAFADLVEGLGRPVNDWLAEAVSGRTLRRPEIARTSRGESDRFLQVTLDRMGSRLVAVLQDATEMKTLEGQFVQSQKMQAVGQLAGGVAHDFNNLLTAIRGHCDLLLMRFDEGDPAFADLEQINQNANRAASLVGQLLAFSRKQTMRPENVDIRKSLSNLTHLLDRLVGEKVTLSIRHEGGSSVVRADPRQIDQAIMNLVVNARDAMPTGGTIAITTTRQYLDSTLTRDRATVPPGDYLLVRVTDCGHGIPADQLGKIFEPFFTTKRPGEGTGLGLSTVYGIVKQTGGFIFADTIVGKGTTFTLYLPALDEVAAPAPAVQPTLSATNQTSGIVLLVEDEAPVRAVVARALKMRGFTVVEASSAEEALDVLQDGDLAIDLFLSDVIMPGRDGPSWVKEALIARPNVRTIFMSGYAEESFSHTQAAIPNSTFLQKPFSLADLIETVQAKLR; encoded by the coding sequence ATGACAGGGGTGGCCGTGCTGCACTCAAGCGACATGACCGGGTATCAGACGCCCGACTTCACGGCGCGGGGCTTTATGGCCCTGGCGGCAGCCGTCGTTGTTGCGCTTGCGCTATCGCTTATTCTGTCGGCTCCGTTCGGTGCGATCTTCGCGGCCTGCTCGGCTACGCTGGCGGTTTTGCTGTGTGTCTTGCTTGGCTTCGGTTGGTGGCGCGGACTACGCCGCGCTGCACTGCGCGATGCCCTTTTCGCGCTGCATGCGGATCTGCCAGGGGACGCACTTCTGACCGACGCCCAAGGCCGTCTGCTGTGGCAGGCGGGTGGCGATGGCGTGCGCCAAGCGCTGAACCGTCATGCCGCGGATACCGCAGAGAGGTTCGCGGAACTGCGTGCGGCGGCTTTATCTCGCGGCGACACGCGAATCGCGATCGGTGAAGACGCCAAGCCCAATGGTTGGCTTAGCGTTCGACGCATGGACCATGGGGACCTTCTTTGGCGCCTGGAACCCGCCATTGCTGACACGGCTGAGCCGAATGACATGGGGTTCGGCAGTCTTCCGATCCCGCTTCTGGAACTGTCCGATACCGGCACCGTCCTGCGCGCGAACGCCGCCGCCGCCGAGTTCCTGTCGATGTCCGAAGACGAAACGCCTGCTTTCGCCGATCTGGTAGAGGGGCTCGGTCGTCCTGTGAACGATTGGCTGGCCGAGGCCGTGTCGGGCCGCACGCTGCGTCGTCCCGAAATCGCGCGAACGTCGCGCGGAGAGTCAGATCGCTTCTTGCAAGTCACGCTTGACCGGATGGGGTCGCGCCTTGTTGCCGTGCTGCAGGACGCGACCGAGATGAAGACGTTGGAAGGACAGTTCGTCCAGTCCCAGAAGATGCAGGCCGTCGGCCAACTTGCAGGCGGGGTCGCGCACGATTTCAACAATCTGCTCACGGCAATTCGCGGGCACTGCGACCTGCTTCTCATGCGGTTCGACGAAGGCGATCCGGCCTTCGCAGATCTCGAACAGATCAACCAGAACGCCAACCGCGCGGCCAGTCTTGTCGGGCAGCTTCTGGCGTTCTCGCGCAAGCAGACGATGCGGCCCGAAAACGTGGACATCCGCAAATCCCTGTCGAACCTGACACATCTGTTGGATCGGTTGGTGGGCGAGAAGGTGACGTTGTCCATTCGGCACGAGGGGGGATCGTCGGTCGTTCGCGCAGATCCACGGCAGATCGATCAGGCGATCATGAACCTTGTCGTCAACGCCCGCGACGCGATGCCGACAGGCGGAACGATCGCGATCACGACGACGCGCCAGTATCTGGACTCGACGTTGACGAGGGATCGCGCCACCGTGCCGCCGGGCGATTACCTGCTGGTGCGCGTCACGGACTGCGGCCACGGCATTCCCGCGGACCAGCTGGGCAAGATTTTCGAGCCTTTTTTCACAACCAAACGACCGGGTGAGGGGACGGGACTGGGCTTGTCCACCGTCTACGGCATCGTCAAACAGACTGGTGGGTTCATCTTCGCCGATACGATCGTTGGAAAAGGCACGACATTTACCTTGTACCTCCCAGCTCTGGACGAGGTGGCAGCACCCGCGCCCGCCGTGCAGCCCACCCTTAGCGCGACCAATCAAACCTCTGGTATTGTTCTTCTGGTGGAAGACGAAGCCCCGGTGCGTGCCGTCGTCGCCCGTGCGCTTAAAATGCGTGGCTTCACGGTCGTGGAAGCTTCAAGCGCGGAAGAAGCGCTGGACGTCTTGCAGGACGGTGATCTGGCGATAGACCTGTTCCTGAGTGACGTGATCATGCCGGGCCGCGATGGTCCGTCGTGGGTGAAGGAAGCGCTGATCGCGCGACCGAACGTACGCACGATATTCATGTCCGGCTATGCAGAGGAAAGCTTCTCTCACACTCAAGCTGCGATCCCGAATTCGACGTTCTTGCAAAAGCCGTTCTCGCTAGCCGATCTGATCGAAACGGTGCAAGCCAAACTGCGCTAA
- a CDS encoding RsmB/NOP family class I SAM-dependent RNA methyltransferase, whose protein sequence is MTPGARVQAAIEALDRVVAGEAAEKVLTSWARGARHAGSKDRAAVRDHVFDALRRWWSTAALGGGETGRARMIGLCRAQGVAPDTLFTGQGYAPAPLTEAEQTVPPEPDALTALDCPDWLAPRLQSSLGDAFAPVMTSLQDRAPVFLRVHAGRADVASIIAELARDGIIARPHALASHALEVTEGARRVHLSEAYADGRIEVQDAASQAVCDMIPLQHAARVLDYCAGGGGKVLALAARHDATFHAHDVDAARMRDLPPRAARAGTPVALRETGALTKEQPYDVVLVDAPCSGSGAWRRSPEGKLRLTPERLDALVGLQTQIIAEALTHVAPGRVLAYATCSLLSDENELQTRAAMARHGMTLETERHLTPLDGGDGFYCAILRRNP, encoded by the coding sequence ATGACCCCCGGTGCGCGCGTACAGGCGGCGATCGAGGCTCTGGACCGCGTGGTCGCTGGCGAGGCGGCGGAAAAGGTGCTGACAAGCTGGGCGCGGGGGGCGCGCCATGCGGGGTCGAAGGACCGCGCTGCCGTGCGGGACCACGTGTTCGACGCGCTGCGCCGCTGGTGGTCGACCGCCGCGCTGGGCGGTGGTGAGACAGGGCGCGCGCGGATGATCGGTCTGTGCCGCGCGCAGGGCGTCGCTCCCGACACGCTGTTCACAGGGCAGGGATATGCACCCGCGCCGCTGACCGAGGCGGAGCAAACGGTGCCGCCAGAGCCCGACGCGCTGACCGCACTCGATTGCCCCGATTGGCTTGCACCGCGCTTGCAGAGCAGCCTTGGGGACGCCTTTGCCCCCGTCATGACAAGCCTTCAGGATCGTGCGCCGGTGTTCCTTCGCGTTCATGCGGGGCGGGCGGATGTTGCATCGATCATCGCGGAATTGGCTCGCGACGGCATCATCGCGCGCCCGCACGCGCTGGCGTCGCACGCGCTCGAAGTGACCGAGGGCGCGCGGCGCGTTCACCTCTCTGAAGCTTATGCCGATGGGCGGATAGAGGTGCAGGACGCCGCCAGCCAGGCGGTGTGTGACATGATCCCTCTGCAACACGCCGCGCGCGTTCTGGACTACTGCGCTGGCGGCGGCGGCAAGGTATTGGCCCTTGCGGCGCGGCACGATGCGACGTTCCACGCCCATGACGTAGACGCTGCCCGTATGCGCGATCTGCCGCCGCGTGCCGCGCGCGCGGGGACGCCGGTTGCCCTGCGTGAGACCGGCGCACTGACGAAGGAACAGCCCTACGACGTCGTTCTGGTCGACGCGCCCTGTTCCGGCAGCGGCGCGTGGCGACGCAGCCCCGAGGGCAAGCTGCGCCTCACACCCGAGCGCCTTGACGCGCTGGTGGGCTTGCAGACCCAGATCATCGCAGAGGCGCTGACCCATGTAGCTCCGGGCAGGGTGCTAGCCTACGCGACCTGTTCGCTGCTGAGTGACGAGAATGAACTGCAGACCCGCGCCGCCATGGCGCGACACGGTATGACTTTGGAAACCGAACGCCACCTGACGCCCTTGGATGGCGGCGACGGTTTTTATTGCGCGATCCTTCGGCGCAACCCATAG
- the gph gene encoding phosphoglycolate phosphatase (PGP is an essential enzyme in the glycolate salvage pathway in higher organisms (photorespiration in plants). Phosphoglycolate results from the oxidase activity of RubisCO in the Calvin cycle when concentrations of carbon dioxide are low relative to oxygen. This enzyme is a member of the Haloacid Dehalogenase (HAD) superfamily of aspartate-nucleophile hydrolase enzymes (PF00702).) — translation MARIVFDLDGTLIDSAPDIRAAANAALDGTGAEPLSLAETVSFIGHGAPHFVERMRSARGIAETDCPDLLGRFQEEYVRAKSLSRLFPDVTEVLDQLADQGHALGLCTNKPAAPTGAVLMQFGLTDRFKTVVAGDDLPQRKPDPAPLHAVLTALGDGPALYVGDSEVDAETADRAGVPFLLFTKGYRHVAVDQMPHLAAFSDWSDMPGLVAQVLA, via the coding sequence ATGGCTCGCATCGTCTTCGATCTGGACGGAACGCTGATCGACAGCGCGCCCGACATCCGCGCCGCCGCCAATGCGGCGCTGGACGGGACGGGGGCAGAGCCGCTGAGCCTGGCTGAGACGGTGTCCTTCATCGGCCACGGTGCGCCCCATTTCGTCGAACGGATGCGTAGCGCGCGCGGGATTGCGGAAACGGATTGCCCGGACTTGCTTGGCCGATTTCAGGAAGAGTATGTGCGCGCCAAGTCGCTCAGCCGCCTTTTTCCCGACGTGACCGAGGTGCTGGATCAGCTTGCGGATCAGGGCCACGCCTTGGGCCTTTGCACGAACAAACCCGCCGCGCCGACCGGAGCCGTTCTGATGCAGTTCGGGCTGACGGATCGTTTCAAAACCGTCGTCGCCGGAGATGACTTGCCACAGCGCAAACCAGACCCTGCGCCGTTACACGCTGTGCTGACGGCCCTCGGCGATGGTCCGGCGCTTTATGTCGGTGACAGCGAAGTTGACGCCGAAACCGCAGATCGCGCAGGTGTTCCGTTTCTGCTGTTCACCAAGGGCTATCGCCACGTCGCGGTCGACCAGATGCCCCACTTAGCGGCCTTCTCTGACTGGTCCGACATGCCGGGCCTAGTGGCACAGGTGCTGGCATGA